Sequence from the Hamadaea flava genome:
CATCTCGGCCCGGGAACCCGCGGCTCCCCGGGGCTGGTTCGACCGGCTGCAGTTCGTGCTGGTGGTCAGTGCTCTGGTGATCGACGTACTGGTGCTGCTCGCCGTCAACACCCGGATCGCCGAGTTCGGCTTCAGCGCGAACAAGACGGCCGCGCTGGGGGAGAACGTCGTCCTGCTGGCCAACCTGGGCTGGTCGGCCTGGCTGCTGTACGGGTTCCTCTGGCGGCGGGCGCCGTTCGCCCGGCTGGAGAGATGGCAGACCGGCTACCTCGTCGTGTACGCCGCCTGGGCCTGGTTCGTGGTGCTGGCCTTCCCCCCGCTCTTCGACTTCGTCTAGCCGCCGGAGCCGGGGTCAGCCCGACCAACCAGGATTTGTGGCTGCCCAGCACGCGAGTACCCCCGAACTCAAGCGGCGCCGGGCGGCCACGTCCTTCAGCGTACCCCTGTCTGAGCTGGGCAAACGTGGACCCGGCGGCGTGCCGGGTCCACGACGGGTGATCAGACCCCGGCGCTGACCGTGACGCCGGTGCCGACGGTGCGGGCGGTGCCCACCGAGGTGACGACGTTGCCGGTGGAGGCCACGGTGAGCGCGGTCCCGCTGCCCTTCTGGTAGTTGAGGCCGGTCTCGCGGGTGGTGCCCTTGCCCAGGACGCCGTTGCCGGTGACGCTGACGAAGCCGGTTCCGCCGCCGTTGACCCCGTCCAATCCGATGTAGACGAAGGTGCCGGTGCTCGGGAAGGTCCCGAACTGGTTGATCGTGTTGCCGCTGATCGAGGACGGTGCCTTGTCCTGGACCGTGCACCGGATGCCGTAGTAGGTGGTGCCCGAGGTGCCCTGCGAGCCGAAGTCCTCGATGTAGTTGTCGTGGATGCCGGTGTTGTAGCAGCGGTTGGCGTCGATGCCGTTCTTGGTCACCTCGTAGAGGTGGAGGTCGCGGATCTGCCAGCCGGCCGCGTTGTCGGTGGCGACCGCGCTGCCACCGGTGCCGGCGATCCAGCTGCGTTCGATCACGGTGTCGGTGAGCAGGTTGGCCGGGTCGTGGCCGTGGATGCCCGAGCCGCCGGCACCCTCGATGTAGATGTCGCTGAGGACGTTGTTCACCGCGGTGTTGGTGATCTGCGTGCCGTTGGCCGTCACGGTGGTCAGCAGGATGGCGTCGACCGGGGCGTTGTAGACCCGGATGTCGTAGACCCGGCTGTCCCAGGTCTGGAGGACCAGCGGCGAGGTGCCGGTGTTGTTGGCCGAGTTGCCGTCGAGGGTGAGCCGCTCGACGCGTACGCCGGAGCCAACCCAGGTGTTGTTGGCGACCCAGGGTGCGGAGGCGAGCATCGCCTTCAGGTTCGCCCCGTTGGCCTGCTTGAGCGTGGTGCCGGCGCCGTCGCCGCGGTAGGTGCGGTCGTCGGCGAGGCTGATCGTGGCGTTGATCAGGCAGGGCCCCTTGATGACGATCTCATCGCCGGCCGCCGAGGAGTTGATCGCGGTCTGGATGGTCGCCGCGTCCGCGGTGGTGTTCGCACAGGTCGCGTTGACCCGGGCGGCGTGGGCGGGCGGCACGTCGCCGGCGAGGACGGCCGCGCCGGTCAGCGCCAGCAGGGCCGCGCCGGCGGCGAGGTGGCGTACGCCGAGGTGGAGTCGGGTGGGGGAGAGCTCGTTCGGGGAGGCGATCATGCTGGCGTGTCCTCCTTGGACTGATCAACTGAGGGGCTTCGATGGTAGGAAGATCACCTTCAGTCCGCCTACAGCTTCTCTACACGGGCTCGTACCTCTTTGGTGGTAACAGTGGCATATATCGGATAAGTCAGGCCATGCTGGGGAATTGGTCGACGGCCTCATCTCGTCCTTTCCGGTCGTCGATCCACTTCTCTCGAAAGGCGGGTATGACATGACCGCCCCGAACACCGCCCCCAACCACCGGCTGTCCCTGCGCAACGGCGTCCTCGTGGTCACCACCGACGTGGTCCACGGCCGCACCGTCCAGCACGTCCTCGGTCAGGTTCTCGGCATCGCGGCGCGGTCGAAGAACCCGTACGGCGAGGGTTTCGTCAATCTGCGTACCGGCGGCAGCAACGGCGCCGAAGTGCGCCGGGATCTGCTCGTCGCCTGCCGGTGGGAGGCGGTCGACGACATGACGGCCGCCGCCGCCCAGTTCGGGGCGGACGCCGTCATCGCCATGCGCTTCGATCATCGCCAGGTCACCGAGAGCTGGTTCGAGGTGTGCGCGTACGGGACCGCCGTCATCCTCACCCCGCCGCCGACCGACATTCCAGTAGCTCGTCGGGCACCCGCGTACGCGGAGGCCACACGCCGGCAGTGATTCGCCCGCACTTTTCTGAGAGATTCGCGAAGTGCGGTTTGCCGCGAAACCGCACGGGGTACCGCGCTCGCGTTCGGGCTCACGGTTCCCCACGGAACGTGACCCTATTGTCATGGAAAGTAGTACCTCGACCGACATAGGTGAAAACCGTGGTTGGCCGCTATTGTCGGCGCAACAACGGCCTACGCGTCATGGCGGTGACGCGTCCATCGGGGGTGAACGGGAGGAGCGGGCAATCATGTCCGACCAAGCGGACGGCGGCTCCACAGCCGACCGCGTAGCAGGAGCGCGCCTGGTGCCGGAGCAGGCGGAGAGCCTGCTCGACATCGGGTTCGCCGCCGGCCAGCTGTACCAGGTGAGGCAGACCGTCGTGGCGCACGCCCAATCGGGCGGGGCCGGGCCGACGACGGTCGAGGCGGTTCTGCTGATCGCGAGCGAACTGGCCGTCAACGCGATCCGCCACGGCGGCGGACGCGGGCGGCTACGGCTGTGGCGGACCAACGACGCCGTCTACTGCCAGGTCGAGGATGCCGGTCCGGGCATCGCCGAACCCGAGTCGGCGGGAGCGGATCCGTCCGTGGCCGCGGACTCGGCTGAGACCGGCCAGGCCGGCCGTCGCGGGCTGTGGATCGTCCGCATGGTCGCCGACGACGTCGACATCGAGACCGGACCGGCCGGGACGACGGTCACCACCCGCGTACGCCTGCGGGGTCCCGGCGACCGTAATCACGGGCGCGGCGGGCTGCGTACGTCGGTCTTCGACGACTCGCGAGCGAGGGCCTGACCGCGCGATAAACGACACCCCGATAAACGACACCCCGATAAACGACGCCTCAGCCCCTGCCCTTGCCCCGATTGCCGTGACTGCCCTTGCCGTTGCCATTGGCCGCCACGGAGGACCCCTCCGAGGACGGCGCCGACGTCTGACTCGGCGTCACCATCGGGGCCACCACCCCCAGAACGGTCGGTACGCAGCTCGCCACAGCGTCCGCGTCGCGCAGGGTGAACGCGACCGGCAACTGGTTGCCGCCGGTGTAGCGGCCGGTCACCGAGAGCTTCGCCGTCCCGCCGGCGGCCAGCGCCTGGGTCTGGACTCGGGAGCTGACGGTCGTCCCGTCCTGCTCCCACCACTGCGCCAGCGCCTCGTCGACCTGCTGCCGGCCGGG
This genomic interval carries:
- a CDS encoding right-handed parallel beta-helix repeat-containing protein — protein: MIASPNELSPTRLHLGVRHLAAGAALLALTGAAVLAGDVPPAHAARVNATCANTTADAATIQTAINSSAAGDEIVIKGPCLINATISLADDRTYRGDGAGTTLKQANGANLKAMLASAPWVANNTWVGSGVRVERLTLDGNSANNTGTSPLVLQTWDSRVYDIRVYNAPVDAILLTTVTANGTQITNTAVNNVLSDIYIEGAGGSGIHGHDPANLLTDTVIERSWIAGTGGSAVATDNAAGWQIRDLHLYEVTKNGIDANRCYNTGIHDNYIEDFGSQGTSGTTYYGIRCTVQDKAPSSISGNTINQFGTFPSTGTFVYIGLDGVNGGGTGFVSVTGNGVLGKGTTRETGLNYQKGSGTALTVASTGNVVTSVGTARTVGTGVTVSAGV
- a CDS encoding heavy metal-binding domain-containing protein is translated as MTAPNTAPNHRLSLRNGVLVVTTDVVHGRTVQHVLGQVLGIAARSKNPYGEGFVNLRTGGSNGAEVRRDLLVACRWEAVDDMTAAAAQFGADAVIAMRFDHRQVTESWFEVCAYGTAVILTPPPTDIPVARRAPAYAEATRRQ
- a CDS encoding ATP-binding protein, yielding MSDQADGGSTADRVAGARLVPEQAESLLDIGFAAGQLYQVRQTVVAHAQSGGAGPTTVEAVLLIASELAVNAIRHGGGRGRLRLWRTNDAVYCQVEDAGPGIAEPESAGADPSVAADSAETGQAGRRGLWIVRMVADDVDIETGPAGTTVTTRVRLRGPGDRNHGRGGLRTSVFDDSRARA